Proteins from a genomic interval of Leptospira kanakyensis:
- the flgA gene encoding flagellar basal body P-ring formation chaperone FlgA, whose amino-acid sequence MKLWVLFFFSLGFTLPTLASGKDFRLYLKPKTIVGAGEIRLSDFTNWKGNWNPVIFQNLQSPKILTPEQLVNVLNSRYSLETKETGESVSFEVMGKEGILLPKTTLVPKKDLERSLWKELRESVEQTIGEDGELFRLSSEKDSLFVISGTKLVWRNTGRTLHGGKRLFPLDYYFEGKMVHSESVPFLIEEKKKAYFSKREIPAKTVLTEEDVEIRSFFTADHNREYVEESPVGKTALNALTSDTTIEKKQVRTLHTIERGQEVQLVYTTGNLLLKIKTRALASGNKGDEISVLNLASQKIIKARVQNEGICLLEEI is encoded by the coding sequence ATGAAACTTTGGGTTCTATTCTTTTTTAGTTTAGGTTTCACTTTGCCCACCTTGGCAAGTGGGAAAGATTTTCGACTCTACTTAAAACCCAAAACCATTGTGGGTGCAGGGGAGATCCGTCTGTCTGATTTTACCAACTGGAAAGGAAACTGGAACCCAGTCATTTTTCAAAATTTACAATCACCAAAAATTCTGACTCCCGAACAATTGGTAAATGTTTTAAATTCTCGTTATAGTTTAGAAACAAAAGAAACAGGTGAATCTGTTTCTTTTGAAGTGATGGGAAAAGAGGGAATTTTACTCCCTAAAACCACTCTCGTTCCTAAAAAAGATTTAGAACGTTCCCTTTGGAAAGAACTAAGAGAATCCGTTGAACAGACGATTGGTGAAGATGGAGAATTGTTTCGACTCAGTTCTGAAAAAGATTCGTTGTTTGTAATCTCCGGAACCAAACTCGTTTGGAGAAATACTGGCCGCACCCTTCATGGAGGAAAAAGACTTTTTCCTTTGGATTATTATTTTGAAGGAAAGATGGTTCATTCTGAATCTGTTCCCTTTCTGATTGAAGAAAAGAAAAAAGCCTATTTTTCCAAGAGAGAAATTCCCGCAAAAACGGTCTTAACTGAGGAAGATGTAGAAATCCGATCATTTTTTACAGCAGACCATAACCGCGAATATGTGGAAGAAAGTCCCGTTGGGAAAACAGCTCTGAATGCTCTCACTTCTGATACAACCATTGAAAAAAAACAAGTCCGCACCCTTCACACCATTGAAAGGGGACAAGAAGTACAACTTGTTTATACTACTGGTAATCTTTTATTAAAAATTAAAACAAGAGCACTTGCATCAGGAAACAAAGGTGATGAAATTTCTGTTCTCAACTTAGCTTCTCAAAAAATCATCAAAGCCAGAGTTCAAAATGAAGGGATCTGCCTTCTGGAAGAGATTTGA
- a CDS encoding M16 family metallopeptidase, which yields MASVIECKRTVLPNGLTVLFQPMKHASSMGVGVFLKQGSLAETNSEHGYFHFLEHMLFKDTVNRTSKEIAESIERVGGILNGSTGREYTQYYVVAIKDQAELAFDILSDMLFRPLFRKEDIHIEKGVIMEEMRSYEDAPDDFVYDYYFRNIFGKSPYGRDIIGTKKSVTGVSEKSIRTFFEKHYFPKNMVISVSGNFTWEKILDLTNKYFSFENPKGKNPTELIIPAPKKSYSKHLERRKIEQFHIMLGVNGNQRDYRTVTVTQLISTILGGGMASRLFQNIREKEGLCYSIYSFPSYYKTTGLFSISSATSKEKAARCVELILKELESIAKNGFSKSELADAKSNQMGSIAIGYELPENRMNNIGLQEIYYGKYFSLEDRMKSIKSVTLEEINETAKQLFDLKKVHLSCVGDMSESQFAKIPIQFGG from the coding sequence ATGGCATCCGTTATCGAATGCAAAAGGACTGTTTTACCTAATGGGTTAACGGTTCTTTTCCAACCTATGAAACACGCATCCTCAATGGGGGTGGGTGTTTTTTTGAAACAAGGCAGTCTTGCCGAAACCAATTCCGAACATGGATACTTTCACTTTTTAGAGCATATGCTCTTCAAAGACACGGTAAACCGAACCAGCAAAGAAATCGCTGAATCCATTGAACGTGTGGGTGGAATTTTAAATGGTTCCACTGGCCGTGAATATACCCAATACTATGTAGTTGCCATCAAAGACCAAGCGGAACTTGCTTTTGATATCCTTTCCGATATGCTCTTTCGTCCTCTTTTTCGTAAAGAAGACATCCACATCGAAAAAGGTGTCATTATGGAAGAGATGCGTTCTTATGAAGATGCCCCTGATGATTTTGTTTATGATTATTACTTTCGTAATATTTTTGGAAAGTCACCTTACGGCCGTGATATCATTGGAACGAAAAAATCAGTCACCGGTGTGAGTGAAAAATCCATCCGGACTTTTTTTGAAAAACACTACTTCCCAAAGAACATGGTGATTTCTGTTTCTGGAAATTTCACTTGGGAAAAAATTTTAGACTTAACGAATAAATATTTTTCCTTTGAAAATCCTAAGGGTAAAAACCCGACGGAGCTCATCATTCCAGCACCTAAAAAAAGTTATTCGAAGCATTTGGAACGTCGTAAAATCGAACAGTTTCATATTATGCTTGGTGTGAATGGAAACCAGAGAGATTACCGAACGGTAACTGTCACCCAACTCATCTCTACCATCCTTGGTGGGGGAATGGCATCAAGGCTCTTCCAAAACATCAGGGAAAAAGAAGGGCTCTGTTATAGCATTTATAGTTTTCCTTCCTATTACAAAACAACGGGGCTTTTTTCGATCTCTTCTGCGACTTCGAAAGAAAAAGCAGCACGCTGCGTGGAACTGATTCTAAAGGAATTGGAAAGTATTGCAAAAAACGGATTTTCCAAATCGGAACTTGCCGATGCAAAATCCAATCAAATGGGTTCCATTGCTATTGGTTATGAACTTCCAGAAAACCGAATGAATAATATTGGCCTCCAAGAAATTTACTATGGTAAGTATTTTTCTTTGGAAGACCGAATGAAATCCATCAAGTCGGTGACCTTGGAGGAAATCAATGAAACCGCAAAACAATTGTTTGATCTAAAAAAAGTGCATTTGTCTTGTGTGGGAGATATGTCTGAATCTCAGTTTGCCAAAATCCCCATACAGTTTGGTGGATAG
- a CDS encoding flagellar basal body L-ring protein FlgH, with translation MKPYSRLDSKLYPHSNLKQKTNPEKHSQVRSPIGRNLLISFFEFLIVGILTFTGLAVFAADSLWKDKDPYSYPKTIQPGTVVKVVLKNGLRVEYESEYKATFDNDIKTVPDKKLVPDLPAYNSNSTYMRSKVGKSKSQGKVVGVMAVLVTGIDPGTGNLELEGSKVFNLSEERINLRLSGTISPEDLDKNRFISSDLIANLRVEYQGTLNPKELTNPNIQMKRITNPDGTVTEKAELSEPEKQEIILKNIKRLLGESE, from the coding sequence ATGAAACCATATAGCCGTTTAGATTCAAAACTATATCCGCATTCGAATTTAAAGCAAAAAACTAACCCAGAAAAACATTCTCAGGTTCGCTCTCCCATTGGCAGAAATCTTCTGATATCATTTTTTGAATTTCTGATCGTAGGCATTTTAACTTTTACAGGACTTGCCGTTTTTGCTGCGGATTCTTTATGGAAAGATAAAGATCCTTATTCTTATCCCAAAACCATCCAACCAGGAACAGTGGTAAAGGTAGTTTTGAAAAACGGACTCCGTGTGGAATATGAGTCCGAATATAAAGCTACTTTTGATAACGATATCAAAACCGTTCCAGATAAAAAATTGGTTCCTGATCTTCCAGCTTATAACTCAAATTCTACATACATGAGGTCAAAAGTAGGAAAATCCAAATCCCAAGGCAAAGTGGTGGGTGTGATGGCAGTTCTTGTCACTGGAATTGATCCGGGAACGGGAAATTTGGAACTTGAGGGAAGTAAGGTATTTAATTTATCAGAAGAAAGAATTAACCTTCGTTTGTCGGGAACTATCTCTCCAGAAGACCTAGACAAAAATCGTTTTATTTCCAGTGATCTGATTGCCAACCTAAGAGTGGAATACCAAGGAACCTTAAACCCTAAAGAACTCACAAATCCGAACATCCAAATGAAACGGATCACAAATCCCGATGGAACTGTAACTGAAAAAGCAGAACTATCGGAGCCGGAAAAACAAGAAATCATTTTAAAGAATATCAAACGACTCTTAGGTGAAAGTGAGTAA
- the flgG gene encoding flagellar basal-body rod protein FlgG, translated as MMRSLWTGATGMIAQQFHIDTVANNLANVNTTGFKKNRVDFEDLVYQHQVLAGTPATSVSEIPTGVNVGHGVKVAATQKLFEIGSFQATGNKLDLALTGEMAFFKIQMPDGTFSYSRDGSYKIDSNQQVVTSNGYLLEPPIILPENAILNTLMVSEEGEVTVKIGNDIRPTTIGQLELYRFVNPAGLQAVGKNLFRETVASGPEIPGMPSQEGYGSVLQGFLEMSNVKIVEEMVNMIVAQRAYESNSKTIQTSDNMLSTAIGLKR; from the coding sequence ATGATGCGATCCCTTTGGACCGGTGCTACCGGGATGATTGCCCAACAATTCCATATTGATACGGTTGCCAATAACCTTGCCAACGTAAACACCACTGGTTTTAAAAAGAACCGCGTGGACTTTGAAGATTTAGTTTATCAACACCAAGTGCTTGCGGGAACTCCAGCCACCTCTGTTTCCGAAATTCCTACTGGTGTGAATGTGGGTCATGGTGTGAAAGTCGCCGCCACACAAAAGTTATTCGAAATTGGTTCTTTCCAAGCCACAGGAAACAAACTTGACCTTGCCCTAACCGGCGAGATGGCATTTTTTAAAATCCAAATGCCAGATGGAACTTTTTCCTACTCAAGGGACGGATCTTATAAAATTGATTCCAACCAACAAGTGGTTACATCGAACGGTTACTTACTCGAGCCACCGATCATCCTTCCTGAAAATGCGATCCTCAATACTTTGATGGTTTCCGAAGAAGGAGAAGTCACTGTTAAAATCGGTAACGATATTCGTCCAACTACCATTGGCCAATTGGAACTTTACCGGTTTGTGAACCCGGCAGGTCTCCAAGCTGTGGGAAAAAACTTATTTCGGGAAACTGTGGCTTCCGGCCCAGAAATTCCAGGAATGCCTTCGCAGGAAGGGTATGGAAGTGTTTTACAAGGGTTTTTAGAGATGAGTAACGTAAAGATCGTAGAAGAGATGGTGAATATGATTGTGGCACAAAGGGCCTATGAATCCAATTCCAAAACCATCCAAACCTCAGATAACATGCTTTCTACGGCGATTGGACTCAAACGTTAA
- a CDS encoding YhjD/YihY/BrkB family envelope integrity protein, giving the protein MNDLTQPTLLVRLTTIPEEKGWKRKLILGIRVLLVSIHRFMKDDCLIIGSSLAYTTIVTLIPTLTVALALITVASGIQTRQGEMVDEINAYLLRNNIQFDITPYLETLTDIIATASQIGAVGFVVFIFSATAVLRSLEKAFHIIWKIDLHRNFINKFVFYFFLISFGPLLFVVGKNITDKISDSVRPPHLKSIVSTKHGDLWVAGEKGNIGSIKELNKSVSFIPNSSIDFENMLCIDFDTVETGTCKKPDISKENFFRIRSVGNALFSISEEGTFLYSNDLGKTWNLHSLKGISVSDFGAIDYDTLFILTKDTRTLRYEIGKTLKEIKRFTDPAITPIRIRFFSDKDGFILDREGRLWKTSDGGVTFFPQEISPKPLNDIAFLNRNVGFLVGDSGVIFKTTDGGYTWSELSHRKYSYERVWVFASPKKQDYDVYILTSLGDILLSEDEGENWSTAYKGKAGMILDMILLSKKNTEVEVAADGTVLPTEETVEIETQGETNSTNETMLGLVGVGEFNKIIRVEEDAKGQTIWKKYQGGKRFFSLYSIFQILLPLLALWLFFLLIFNIIPNTKVPLKASSIGAAVTGVILIIFFWGFINIYLTSFTEKTMLVYKALAAIPIALLAIYSISLIILYGAEVTATLQFPDRYILPKHPFEDIDSNLSYEFYKTIQVLTLTYDHQSKEGELIKLSGLRKKLLMPEKDLNTILEKLTQAKLVETTEDKRIAPVKLTEQIDLVALYEQTSSFKLGAPKELSNLSTKLNESLSQLEGKLKEELKKISFKDLV; this is encoded by the coding sequence ATGAATGATCTCACCCAACCTACTTTACTTGTCCGACTCACAACGATTCCAGAAGAAAAAGGTTGGAAAAGAAAACTCATTTTAGGGATTCGAGTTTTACTCGTTTCCATCCATAGGTTTATGAAAGATGATTGCCTCATCATTGGATCAAGTCTTGCCTATACAACCATAGTCACTCTGATCCCAACACTCACGGTGGCCCTTGCCCTCATCACGGTGGCTTCGGGAATCCAAACCAGGCAGGGGGAAATGGTAGATGAAATCAATGCCTACCTTCTTCGCAACAACATCCAATTTGATATCACACCATATCTCGAAACTTTGACAGACATCATCGCAACCGCTTCTCAAATTGGAGCCGTTGGTTTTGTTGTTTTTATTTTTTCCGCTACGGCAGTGTTGCGGTCTTTAGAAAAGGCATTCCATATCATTTGGAAAATTGACCTTCACAGAAATTTTATTAATAAATTTGTATTTTACTTCTTTTTAATTTCCTTTGGGCCCCTCCTCTTTGTGGTTGGAAAAAATATCACAGATAAAATTTCTGATTCCGTTCGCCCTCCCCACCTCAAATCAATTGTTTCCACCAAACATGGTGATCTATGGGTGGCAGGAGAAAAAGGAAATATTGGAAGTATCAAAGAACTAAATAAATCCGTATCCTTCATTCCAAATTCTAGCATTGATTTCGAAAATATGCTTTGTATTGATTTTGATACAGTAGAAACAGGAACATGTAAAAAACCAGATATCTCTAAGGAAAATTTTTTCCGAATTCGAAGCGTTGGGAATGCACTATTTTCCATCTCGGAAGAAGGAACCTTTCTTTATTCGAATGATTTAGGTAAAACTTGGAATCTTCATTCTCTCAAAGGAATTTCTGTCTCTGATTTTGGAGCAATCGATTATGATACTCTATTCATTCTTACCAAAGACACTCGCACCCTTCGGTATGAAATCGGTAAAACCTTAAAGGAAATCAAACGGTTTACAGATCCTGCCATCACCCCGATTCGGATTCGTTTTTTCTCCGATAAGGATGGTTTTATTTTAGATCGCGAAGGAAGACTTTGGAAAACCAGTGATGGAGGAGTTACCTTTTTTCCTCAAGAGATATCACCGAAACCACTCAATGACATTGCTTTTTTAAACCGAAACGTAGGATTTTTAGTTGGTGATAGTGGTGTTATTTTTAAAACAACTGACGGTGGTTATACTTGGAGTGAATTAAGCCATAGAAAGTATTCCTACGAACGTGTTTGGGTTTTTGCTTCTCCGAAAAAACAAGATTACGATGTTTATATCCTTACTTCCCTTGGAGATATTCTTTTGTCAGAAGATGAAGGAGAAAATTGGTCCACAGCTTATAAAGGAAAAGCTGGTATGATTTTGGATATGATCCTCCTTTCCAAAAAAAATACGGAAGTGGAGGTCGCAGCGGACGGAACTGTTTTACCTACGGAAGAAACTGTGGAAATTGAAACCCAAGGGGAAACAAATTCCACAAACGAAACTATGTTAGGTTTGGTTGGCGTAGGAGAATTTAATAAAATCATTCGAGTGGAAGAAGATGCAAAAGGCCAAACCATTTGGAAAAAATACCAAGGAGGAAAAAGATTTTTTTCTCTCTATTCTATTTTTCAAATCCTGCTTCCACTCCTTGCACTTTGGCTTTTCTTTTTGTTAATTTTTAACATCATCCCCAATACAAAAGTCCCTTTAAAAGCATCTTCCATTGGAGCGGCAGTGACCGGGGTCATTCTCATCATTTTCTTTTGGGGGTTTATCAATATCTACCTAACCTCATTTACAGAAAAAACGATGTTAGTGTATAAGGCACTCGCAGCCATTCCGATTGCCTTACTTGCCATTTATTCCATCTCTCTCATCATTTTGTATGGTGCAGAGGTCACTGCTACTTTACAATTCCCAGACAGATACATTCTTCCCAAACATCCCTTTGAAGATATTGATAGTAATTTATCCTATGAGTTTTACAAAACCATTCAAGTTTTGACCCTCACGTATGACCACCAATCAAAAGAAGGAGAACTCATCAAACTTTCTGGTTTAAGGAAAAAGTTACTGATGCCAGAAAAAGATTTAAATACCATTTTAGAAAAGTTAACCCAAGCAAAACTAGTAGAAACAACGGAAGACAAAAGGATCGCACCAGTCAAACTAACAGAACAGATAGACTTGGTAGCGTTATACGAACAAACTTCTAGTTTTAAATTAGGAGCACCAAAGGAACTTTCCAATCTTTCTACAAAACTGAATGAAAGTTTGAGTCAGTTAGAAGGAAAACTTAAAGAGGAACTAAAAAAGATATCTTTTAAAGATTTAGTTTAG
- the dut gene encoding dUTP diphosphatase: MKLPEIHIQILKEGAVIPEYKTSGSAGMDLSACLSENLILPNGKVVFVPTGLAMAIPEGYEGQVRPRSGFSTKNRIMMPNSPGTIDSDYRGEILIPLLNLSGEDFVLEPGTRVAQMVLHSVAQLPVQVVTELSATERGTGGFGSTGK; encoded by the coding sequence ATGAAATTACCTGAAATTCACATCCAGATTTTAAAAGAGGGGGCAGTGATCCCTGAATACAAAACTTCCGGTTCCGCCGGAATGGATTTGTCGGCATGTCTTTCTGAAAATCTCATCCTACCGAATGGCAAAGTGGTTTTTGTCCCGACTGGTCTTGCCATGGCCATTCCCGAAGGATACGAAGGCCAAGTTCGTCCAAGAAGTGGATTTTCCACCAAGAACCGCATCATGATGCCCAATAGTCCTGGAACCATCGATTCGGATTACCGGGGAGAAATTCTCATTCCACTTCTAAACTTGAGTGGAGAAGACTTTGTTCTGGAGCCGGGTACTCGGGTGGCGCAAATGGTTCTCCATTCGGTAGCACAGCTGCCCGTTCAAGTGGTAACAGAACTTTCCGCCACAGAAAGGGGAACCGGCGGATTTGGGAGCACAGGAAAATAA
- a CDS encoding class I SAM-dependent methyltransferase, with amino-acid sequence MNPNPSLTEICPLDQTNDWRPLYKTTGKYSGLSIVECKHCKLQALYPRPNQKELYTKDYYQGKAEYTYIDERDHKKFFRYVWKARIRNIQRFIKSGNFLDIGSSFGGFLETAKEAGFSVQGVEISEYASRYANENGIPTFQGDLLGAEFPNEHFQVITMVEVIEHIENPNLFFKELSRILKPGGLLLLQTANFDGWQAKTEGPNYHYYMPGHVFYYSDTILKKILTNLGFSRFLSYFGVDFPLYAKLQKSRGSFQKWKDYFQWFRISYYHFKSKWKRNGFPITSSYVLYAFKK; translated from the coding sequence ATGAATCCGAACCCTTCTTTGACCGAAATATGCCCTCTTGACCAAACAAATGATTGGCGACCCTTATACAAAACTACAGGAAAATATTCAGGATTGTCCATTGTAGAATGCAAACACTGTAAACTCCAAGCACTCTATCCTCGTCCCAACCAAAAGGAACTTTATACCAAAGACTACTACCAAGGCAAAGCAGAGTATACATACATAGATGAAAGGGATCATAAAAAATTTTTTCGATATGTTTGGAAAGCAAGGATTCGAAATATCCAAAGATTTATAAAGTCCGGAAACTTTTTAGACATTGGATCCTCGTTCGGGGGATTTTTAGAAACAGCGAAAGAAGCCGGTTTTTCCGTCCAAGGTGTGGAAATTTCTGAGTATGCTTCCCGTTATGCGAATGAAAATGGAATCCCTACCTTTCAAGGGGACTTACTGGGTGCAGAATTTCCAAACGAACATTTCCAGGTGATCACGATGGTAGAAGTGATCGAACATATCGAAAATCCGAATTTGTTTTTTAAAGAACTTAGCAGGATTTTAAAACCGGGAGGACTTCTCCTATTACAAACCGCCAATTTTGATGGATGGCAAGCCAAAACAGAAGGCCCGAACTACCACTACTACATGCCTGGCCATGTTTTTTATTACTCCGATACCATCCTAAAAAAAATATTGACGAACCTTGGATTTAGTCGTTTTTTATCATACTTCGGAGTGGATTTTCCTTTGTATGCGAAACTTCAAAAATCAAGAGGTTCTTTTCAAAAATGGAAAGACTACTTCCAATGGTTTCGCATTTCGTATTATCATTTTAAGTCAAAATGGAAACGAAATGGATTTCCCATCACTTCAAGTTACGTTTTGTACGCTTTTAAAAAATAG
- a CDS encoding class I SAM-dependent methyltransferase, with translation MKNVWDEHYERPKSKLSFPDENLVRLLSRIQPKNRKALDFGCGSGRHSYLLQNEGYLVTGCDNSKTTIDLLNEGKPPIRFLHTPNSNLPFSTKEFGLILSWGVFHYNQREEAKKLLSSLYETLDTGGYLLGSIRADGDTHLGLTQGKINLSDLSGGYAETYSLEDLKSFLSIFSKVSIGYSERTPLNKLEERICHWFFLAEK, from the coding sequence ATGAAAAATGTCTGGGATGAACACTATGAAAGGCCAAAATCAAAATTGTCCTTTCCGGATGAAAATTTAGTCCGTCTTTTGTCTAGAATCCAACCTAAAAACAGGAAGGCTCTCGACTTTGGATGTGGTTCTGGAAGGCATTCTTATCTTTTGCAAAATGAAGGTTATCTTGTCACTGGTTGTGACAACTCAAAAACCACCATTGATCTCTTAAATGAAGGTAAACCACCGATTCGTTTCCTCCACACTCCAAATTCTAACCTCCCATTTTCTACAAAAGAATTTGGGCTCATCTTAAGTTGGGGAGTTTTCCATTACAACCAAAGAGAAGAGGCAAAAAAACTCCTCTCTTCTTTATATGAAACCTTGGATACCGGCGGGTATCTTTTGGGTTCGATCCGCGCGGATGGGGATACCCATCTGGGTCTAACACAAGGAAAAATAAACTTATCCGACTTAAGCGGTGGTTATGCGGAAACCTATTCCCTTGAAGATTTAAAATCATTTTTATCCATTTTTTCCAAAGTTTCGATTGGTTATTCGGAAAGAACTCCCCTCAACAAATTAGAAGAACGAATTTGTCACTGGTTTTTCCTTGCTGAAAAATAA
- a CDS encoding rod-binding protein: MDIHKIQDYSNRLSRSQDESILNRMKSYSDEMKSPKKEGVSDFQNLLENHEEIMGKVSSSALRVPQNIREEIKEDPYRKKLYDASVEFESVFVKMMLKEMKNSVHKEKLIDGGYAEEIFEDMLYDEYAKNISQNESMGLAEEIYKQMSASLPPVKKNPYL, encoded by the coding sequence ATGGACATTCATAAAATCCAAGACTATTCGAATCGTCTGAGCCGTTCCCAGGACGAATCCATTCTGAACCGGATGAAATCCTATTCGGATGAAATGAAATCACCCAAAAAAGAAGGTGTGTCCGATTTCCAGAACCTACTAGAAAACCATGAAGAAATTATGGGTAAGGTGAGTTCTTCTGCCCTCCGAGTTCCACAAAACATTCGTGAGGAAATTAAAGAAGATCCTTACAGAAAAAAACTCTATGATGCGTCTGTTGAATTTGAATCTGTATTTGTGAAGATGATGTTAAAAGAAATGAAAAACAGCGTCCACAAAGAGAAACTCATTGATGGTGGTTATGCGGAAGAAATTTTTGAAGATATGTTATACGATGAGTATGCAAAAAACATTTCTCAAAATGAATCGATGGGACTTGCAGAAGAGATCTACAAACAAATGTCAGCTTCTCTTCCGCCGGTGAAAAAAAATCCTTATCTCTAG
- a CDS encoding flagellar basal body P-ring protein FlgI, producing MTILNQNLLNLKLKKEIFRFFSNPFVALAIFFFATLPSFAVETRLKDLVRIDAVRENQLTGFGLVVGLNGTGDTKNPLTEEALQNYLAGLGVNTKKNLRDAKNTASVLITANVPVNLKEGDKIDVLVSSLGDARSLEGGVLLQSPLKAGNGETIAVASGVLAFGGKEKKRGGADKKSGSNTALVPMGAILEKSVPNAPVTKSVKLTLLEKDYTTMGAIVDAITAELAVFPEVVSPTEVLVPLPLKNPGQTPASEMAAGEPKLDLAFLAKLENLIVNSSPVARVVINERTGTIVMGANIAIDEVAISQQGLTIQIASRDKSRYFFPIQEEGKGESVFVLKETTQVSDVVGALNKVGASTRDIISILEALKKQGALKAELVIQ from the coding sequence ATGACTATTTTGAATCAAAATTTGTTAAACCTAAAGTTGAAAAAAGAAATTTTCCGTTTTTTCTCTAATCCCTTTGTCGCACTTGCCATTTTTTTCTTTGCGACTCTCCCTAGTTTTGCCGTAGAAACGAGACTAAAAGATTTAGTGCGAATTGATGCGGTCAGGGAAAACCAACTCACAGGCTTTGGACTTGTGGTTGGTCTCAATGGAACAGGAGATACAAAAAATCCGCTCACGGAAGAGGCCTTACAAAATTACCTCGCAGGTCTTGGTGTGAATACCAAAAAGAATCTGAGAGATGCCAAAAATACCGCTTCGGTGCTTATCACTGCTAATGTTCCGGTCAACTTGAAAGAAGGAGATAAAATCGATGTTTTGGTTTCTTCACTAGGGGATGCACGTTCCCTCGAGGGAGGAGTACTTTTGCAATCTCCTCTCAAAGCAGGGAATGGGGAAACCATTGCTGTTGCTTCCGGCGTACTCGCGTTTGGTGGAAAAGAGAAAAAACGTGGTGGAGCTGATAAAAAATCAGGATCGAATACCGCTCTTGTTCCTATGGGTGCGATTTTGGAAAAATCAGTTCCCAATGCCCCAGTAACCAAATCAGTCAAACTCACACTTCTTGAAAAAGATTATACAACGATGGGTGCGATTGTGGATGCCATCACCGCCGAACTTGCTGTGTTTCCAGAGGTGGTATCTCCCACAGAAGTCCTTGTTCCCCTTCCACTAAAAAATCCAGGCCAGACTCCAGCGAGCGAAATGGCAGCCGGCGAACCCAAACTGGATTTGGCCTTTCTTGCTAAATTAGAAAACTTAATAGTCAACTCTTCGCCTGTCGCTCGGGTGGTGATCAACGAAAGGACAGGGACCATTGTGATGGGAGCAAATATCGCCATTGATGAGGTTGCCATTTCCCAACAAGGCCTCACCATCCAAATTGCAAGTAGAGACAAGTCTCGGTATTTTTTCCCCATCCAAGAAGAGGGAAAGGGTGAATCTGTTTTTGTTTTAAAAGAAACCACCCAAGTTTCTGACGTAGTGGGAGCTTTGAACAAAGTCGGAGCATCGACTCGGGACATTATCTCCATTTTGGAGGCCTTAAAAAAACAAGGGGCCTTAAAAGCAGAACTTGTGATTCAGTAA